The Castanea sativa cultivar Marrone di Chiusa Pesio chromosome 11, ASM4071231v1 genome contains a region encoding:
- the LOC142615528 gene encoding mitogen-activated protein kinase homolog MMK2 — MELGSGSTEHNIRGVPTHGGRYVQYNIYGNLFEVSRKYVPPIRPVGRGAYGIVCAAVNAETREEVAIKKIGNAFDNRIDAKRTLREIKLLRHMDHENVIAMKDIIRPPQKENFNDVYIVYELMDTDLHQIIRSNQPLTDDHCRYFLYQLLRGLKYVHSANVLHRDLKPSNLLLNANCDLKIADFGLARTTSETDFMTEYVVTRWYRAPELLLNCSEYTAAIDIWSVGCILGEIMTRQPLFPGKDYVHQLRLITELIGSPDDNSLGFLRSDNARRYVRQLPQFPKQQFSARFPNTSAGAVDLLEKMLVFDPNRRITVDEALCHPYLAPLHDINEEPVCPMPFSFDFEQPSFTEENIKELIWRESVKFNPDSTQ, encoded by the exons ATGGAGTTGGGGTCTGGTTCAACCGAGCATAACATCAGAGGAGTACCCACTCACGGTGGACGCTACGTTCAGTACAATATCTATGGTAATCTCTTCGAAGTTTCTCGAAAGTACGTCCCTCCAATTCGTCCAGTTGGTAGAGGCGCTTATGGTATCGTTTG TGCTGCTGTGAATGCGGAGACACGTGAGGAGGTTGCCATTAAGAAGATTGGTAATGCTTTTGACAATAGAATTGATGCCAAAAGGACATTACGAGAAATCAAACTTCTTCGGCACATGGATCatgaaaat GTCATTGCCATGAAAGACATCATACGACCTCCACAGAAGGAGAACTTCAATGATGTTTACATTGTTTATGAATTAATGGACACTGATCTTCATCAGATTATACGGTCAAACCAACCTTTGACTGATGATCATTGTCGG TATTTTCTGTATCAGCTTTTACGAGGGCTCAAATATGTACATTCAGCAAATGTTTTGCATCGTGACTTAAAGCCCAGCAATTTGCTTCTgaatgcaaattgtgacctcaAGATTGCAGACTTTGGGCTTGCAAGGACAACATCTGAAACTGATTTCATGACTGAGTATGTTGTTACTCGTTGGTACCGAGCACCAGAACTTCTCCTTAATTGTTCGGAGTACACTGCAGCAATTGATATTTGGTCAGTGGGTTGCATACTTGGAGAAATCATGACAAGACAACCCCTTTTCCCTGGCAAAGATTATGTTCATCAGCTGAGACTTATTACTGAA CTCATAGGTTCACCTGATGACAACAGCCTTGGATTCTTAAGAAGTGACAATGCTCGAAGATATGTTAGACAGCTCCCGCAGTTCCCAAAGCAACAATTCTCTGCTAGATTTCCAAATACGTCCGCTGGTGCTGTTGATTTGCTGGAAAAGATGCTTGTATTTGATCCAAACAGGCGCATTACAG TTGATGAGGCATTGTGCCACCCTTACTTGGCACCTCTTCATGATATCAATGAGGAGCCTGTCTGCCCAATGCCTTTCAGCTTTGATTTTGAGCAACCATCATTTACTGAAGAAAATATAAAGGAGCTCATCTGGAGAGAATCTGTGAAGTTCAATCCTGATTCAACTCAGTGA
- the LOC142615612 gene encoding protein BPS1, chloroplastic, whose protein sequence is MSRPHDLPHPFFHFGNPFRMISPKGSNLSKRLLLLLNNFEETLAGRLKKLNPKDKDGVLSLSWMKLAMVSLCETHNDIKTLITDLEHPVCDWDEKWIDAYLDISVNLLDICNAFSSEISRLKQGHLLLQCVLHNLDSSSSKQFIKARSSLDAWRQHISSKNPRVENCSTILNKLGESLDLPKVKNSAKGKVLMRAMYGVKVGTVFICSVFTSAFSGSARKLFDLNVDDKYMWAQAFTGLQTSINSEITNLYSSGRFTALKELEAVDTSVKKLYPMIQDGVDPIEVEAFQNSVSDLARRAEGLSQGLDLLTKEVDGFFHVVLSGRDALLCNLRESGTVSDPKLGCKVVEIVQS, encoded by the coding sequence ATGAGTCGTCCACATGACTTACCCCATCCCTTCTTCCATTTTGGAAATCCTTTCCGGATGATATCACCCAAGGGTTCCAATTTGTCTAAAAGGCTTCTTTTACTGTTGAACAATTTTGAGGAAACCTTGGCAGGGAGGCTGAAAAAGCTTAACCCGAAGGACAAGGATGGAGTCCTCAGCTTGTCATGGATGAAATTAGCAATGGTCTCGCTTTGTGAAACTCATAACGACATAAAAACCCTCATAACTGACCTTGAACACCCAGTGTGCGACTGGGATGAGAAATGGATAGATGCATACTTGGACATCAGTGTGAATTTGCTTGATATATGCAATGCTTTTAGCTCTGAAATCTCAAGGTTGAAGCAGGGCCATCTCTTGCTTCAGTGTGTGCTGCACAATTTGGATTCCAGCTCTTCAAAGCAGTTTATCAAGGCTCGATCTTCACTTGATGCATGGAGACAGCATATTAGTTCAAAGAACCCTAGGGTTGAAAACTGTTCCACCATTTTGAACAAGCTTGGGGAATCACTGGATCTTCCCAAGGTTAAGAACTCAGCCAAAGGGAAGGTTTTAATGCGAGCTATGTATGGGGTTAAGGTGGGGACGGTATTTATCTGCAGTGTCTTCACATCAGCCTTCTCTGGTTCTGCAAGAAAGTTGTTTGATTTGAATGTTGATGACAAATATATGTGGGCTCAAGCCTTTACCGGTTTGCAAACTAGCATTAATAGCGAAATTACTAATTTATATTCAAGTGGAAGATTTACAGCTTTGAAAGAGCTCGAAGCAGTTGATACAAGTGTAAAGAAATTGTATCCCATGATTCAAGATGGTGTGGACCCTATTGAAGTGGAAGCATTCCAGAATTCCGTTTCAGATTTGGCAAGGAGAGCAGAGGGACTTTCACAGGGACTAGATCTTCTTACAAAGGAAGTTGATGGCTTTTTTCATGTAGTTTTAAGTGGGCGTGATGCTTTGCTCTGTAATCTTAGAGAGAGTGGTACTGTCTCTGACCCAAAGCTAGGTTGCAAAGTAGTAGAAATAGTACAATCTTAA